A region from the Aegilops tauschii subsp. strangulata cultivar AL8/78 chromosome 5, Aet v6.0, whole genome shotgun sequence genome encodes:
- the LOC109782726 gene encoding uncharacterized protein — protein MTKCWLLLLLLAFILPTARAAWCHPDDLRALRGFAGNLSGGGVLLRAAWRGTSCCSWEGVGCDGASGRVTALRLPGHDLAGPIPGASLAGLTRLEELFLGSNSFTGSLPEALFGLVGLQKLSLESNELTGQLSSRLHKLKVLTLLDLSINRFSGRLPDDMFCDLTSLEHLVMHSNNFFGSLPPSLSSLSSLRELSLRNNSLSGALARVNFSGMPLLASVDFAANYLNGSLPTSLADCNVLKSLSLASNQLVGTIPLWIGELDHLHYLDLSNNSLVGEVPKGLTLLKGLTAADHSPGMAFTNMSFYVKCNRRTLQQQKPNVITGTNNFVKSGEGNVVSGNDNTVVSGDSNTVSGSDNTVTSGDKNVLTGSNHVVSGSNNVVSENDHVVNGNGNTVSGGNNKVTGNNNVVSGSDHVVYGNDRVVTGG, from the coding sequence ATGACGAAATGCTGGCTGCTGCTCCTCTTATTGGCGTTTATCTTGCCCACTGCGCGCGCGGCATGGTGCCATCCCGACGACCTCCGCGCGTTGCGGGGCTTTGCCGGGAACCTCAGCGGCGGGGGTGTCCTTCTTCGAGCCGCGTGGCGCGGCACTTCGTGCTGCAGCTGGGAAGGTGTGGGTTGCGATGGTGCCAGCGGCCGTGTCACGGCACTACGGCTCCCCGGGCATGACCTTGCGGGGCCCATCCCAGGAGCCTCTCTGGCGGGCCTCACGCGGCTGGAGGAGCTTTTTCTCGGCTCCAACTCTTTCACGGGATCACTTCCTGAGGCGCTCTTTGGCCTTGTTGGGCTGCAGAAGCTCTCACTCGAATCCAACGAGCTCACTGGCCAGCTGAGCTCGCGCCTCCACAAGCTTAAGGTCCTCACCTTGCTAGACTTGTCCATCAACCGCTTCTCCGGCCGCCTCCCAGATGACATGTTCTGTGACCTTACGTCACTAGAGCATTTGGTCATGCACTCCAACAACTTCTTTGGATCATTGCCGCCATCCCTATCGTCACTGTCATCTCTCCGTGAGCTCAGCCTCCGGAACAACTCCTTGTCTGGTGCGCTTGCCCGTGTCAATTTCTCTGGCATGCCACTTCTTGCTTCGGTTGACTTTGCCGCAAACTACCTCAATGGGTCACTCCCGACTAGCCTCGCGGATTGCAACGTACTCAAGTCGCTCAGCCTTGCCAGCAACCAACTGGTTGGCACCATTCCATTGTGGATTGGTGAACTTGACCACCTTCACTACCTGGATCTCTCAAATAATTCATTGGTTGGTGAGGTACCCAAGGGATTGACACTGCTCAAGGGTCTCACCGCCGCTGATCATTCACCGGGTATGGCTTTCACTAACATGTCATTTTATGTGAAGTGTAATAGAAGAACACTGCAACAACAAAAACCAAATGTCATAACTGGGACCAACAACTTTGTCAAATCTGGGGAGGGCAATGTTGTATCTGGGAATGACAACACTGTTGTATCTGGTGACAGCAACACCGTATCTGGGAGCGATAATACTGTCACATCTGGGGACAAGAATGTCCTAACTGGTAGCAACCATGTTGTATCTGGGAGCAACAATGTTGTATCTGAAAACGACCATGTCGTAAATGGGAATGGCAATACCGTATCCGGGGGGAACAATAAGGTAACCGGCAACAACAATGTTGTATCTGGGAGTGACCACGTCGTATATGGGAACGACAGAGTCGTAACTGGAGGTTAA
- the LOC109752992 gene encoding prohibitin-1, mitochondrial, translated as MNFKGARMPSAPAGAGALVKLGLLGGAALYLGNKTLYNVEGGHRAIVFNRLEGIKDKVYPEGTHIVIPWFERPIIYDVRARPNLVESTSGSRDLQMVRIGLRVLTRPMPERLPTMYRTLGENYNERVLPSIIHETLKAVVAQYNASQLITQREAVSREIRKILTERAKNFNIALDDVSITSLSFGKEFTHAIEAKQVAAQEAERAKFIVEKAEQDKKSAIIRAQGEAKSAELIGNAIANNPAFVALRQIEAAREIAHTIAASNNKVFLDSGDLLLGLQSLKMLNNNNKK; from the exons ATGAACTTCAAGGGCGCCAGGATGCCGAGCGCgccggcgggcgcgggcgcgctGGTCAAGCTCGGGCTGCTCGGCGGCGCCGCGCTCTACCTCGGCAACAAGACCCTCTACAACGTCGAGGGAGGCCACCGGGCCATCGTCTTCAACCGCCTCGAGGGGATCAAGGACAAG GTCTACCCCGAGGGGACTCACATCGTCATCCCGTGGTTCGAGAGGCCCATCATCTACGACGTCCGCGCGCGACCCAACCTCGTCGAGAGCACCTCCGGGAGCCGGGATCTCCAGATG GTGAGAATTGGTCTTCGTGTTCTTACACGACCCATGCCAGAGAGACTACCAACTATGTACAGGACCCTGGGGGAGAACTACAATGAGAGAGTGTTGCCTTCGATCATTCATGAAACACTCAAAGCTGTGGTTGCCCAATACAATGCCAGTCAGCTAATCACACAGAGAGAG GCTGTGAGCAGGGAGATCAGGAAGATTCTGACAGAGAGGGCGAAGAACTTCAACATCGCTCTGGATGATGTGTCCATTACCAGTCTAAGCTTTGGTAAAGAGTTCACTCATGCCATTGAAGCCAAACAGGTTGCTGCTCAGGAAGCTGAGCGTGCCAAGTTCATTGTTGAGAAGGCTGAGCAAGACAAGAAAAGTGCAATTATCAGGGCACAG GGAGAGGCAAAGAGTGCAGAGCTGATTGGCAATGCCATCGCCAACAACCCTGCTTTCGTGGCGCTCAGGCAGATTGAAGCCGCCAGGGAGATCGCCCACACCATTGCAGCCTCCAACAACAAGGTGTTCCTCGACTCGGGTGACCTGCTGCTTGGGCTCCAGTCGCTCAAGATGttgaacaacaacaacaagaaatGA